The following proteins are co-located in the Pseudomonas sp. DY-1 genome:
- a CDS encoding TetR/AcrR family transcriptional regulator, translating into MRKSKAETAETRKRIIEIAARIFKRNGIHATGVSEIMAAAGMTHGGFYRHFSSKEQLVAAACAASLEELVDAAQIAVDGGDETFLQHLADILSAEYRDDSSSGCPLVAMGSELVRADPETRRAASHGFEGMIDTLAQREGSTGDVQARESAIFTLSSLVGAVTLARIVDDPELSMQILEVTKQRLGVHSKPQPTHSCQVETAK; encoded by the coding sequence ATGCGGAAGTCAAAGGCAGAAACAGCGGAAACGCGGAAGCGGATCATTGAGATCGCGGCCCGGATTTTCAAACGCAACGGAATCCACGCGACAGGGGTGTCGGAGATCATGGCCGCGGCCGGGATGACGCATGGCGGTTTCTACCGGCATTTCTCGTCCAAGGAACAGCTGGTTGCCGCAGCATGCGCGGCGAGCCTGGAAGAGCTGGTGGATGCGGCGCAGATAGCCGTTGATGGAGGGGATGAAACCTTCCTCCAGCACCTGGCAGACATCCTTTCCGCTGAGTATCGCGATGATTCCTCAAGCGGCTGCCCGTTGGTGGCGATGGGCAGTGAATTGGTCCGTGCTGATCCCGAAACGCGTCGAGCTGCCTCGCATGGTTTTGAAGGGATGATAGACACGCTTGCTCAGCGTGAGGGTTCGACTGGCGATGTCCAAGCGCGAGAATCGGCAATATTCACGCTCTCATCCTTGGTCGGCGCGGTGACCTTGGCGCGTATCGTGGACGATCCCGAACTATCCATGCAGATCCTCGAGGTAACGAAACAGCGCCTTGGTGTTCACAGCAAGCCGCAGCCCACGCACAGCTGCCAAGTCGAAACCGCCAAGTAA
- the nthB gene encoding nitrile hydratase subunit beta, whose translation MDGIHDLGGVQGFGRVQHTANSLSYKPVFHEDWENLGYSLLFLGAAELGLFNVDELRHAIERMEPRQYLASSYYDRIIVGVASLFVEKGVLQQQRLEELAGGAYPLALPLGAGRDARPPATPFQVGDQVLVRDEFVSGHIRMPGYVRGKRGVVVHRTTHEWPFPDAVGHGRSSPSEPTYHVQFTTQELWGDEADAGTVVVDLFGGYLLLA comes from the coding sequence ATGGATGGCATACATGACCTCGGCGGCGTCCAGGGCTTCGGCCGGGTACAGCACACCGCCAACTCACTGAGCTACAAGCCAGTGTTCCACGAAGACTGGGAAAACCTCGGCTACAGCCTGCTCTTCCTCGGCGCCGCGGAACTCGGCCTGTTCAATGTCGACGAGCTCCGCCATGCGATCGAACGCATGGAACCGCGCCAGTACCTGGCATCCAGCTACTACGACAGGATCATCGTCGGCGTGGCGTCCTTGTTCGTCGAAAAAGGTGTGCTCCAGCAGCAACGCCTCGAGGAACTGGCCGGTGGCGCATACCCGTTGGCCCTGCCCTTGGGTGCGGGACGTGACGCCAGGCCTCCCGCCACGCCGTTCCAGGTGGGCGACCAGGTGCTGGTGCGCGACGAGTTCGTCTCCGGGCATATCCGCATGCCCGGCTATGTCCGCGGGAAACGCGGCGTGGTGGTGCACCGTACTACCCATGAATGGCCATTCCCCGACGCGGTCGGCCATGGCCGTTCGAGTCCGTCCGAACCCACCTACCACGTCCAGTTCACGACCCAGGAACTCTGGGGCGATGAAGCGGACGCGGGAACGGTGGTGGTCGACCTGTTCGGCGGCTATCTGCTCCTGGCCTGA
- a CDS encoding helix-turn-helix domain-containing protein: MVSEIRGLSMAIPQPGGKSLPGTDWSSESVDLTTQHNSFSDRVDYWREMILRLFADVEIGAIPNPAFFGKVRSQKCEFLRVSDVGAAAQAVNRRHLQPRCKEEDKYFAVLMLHGTEHLEQDGNRALIRPGDFSIYDATRPHYLTFDNDWRQIIVSVPRTCLNELVVDMEYRTATRISTDSPVGRVMRSFLESISSQIGQFTPTEMARLSESITHLIALTLGHLQPMDPEHSRSQALTLTRVKVYINDNLGNPAFSAQQVSLATGLSIRYINKLFEQEGVSLMRYVLRRRLERCGRDLLNPANAATRISDIAFRWGFNDLSHFSRVFREFYGLAPREWRESQLRR; this comes from the coding sequence ATGGTCAGCGAAATTCGCGGGCTCTCAATGGCTATTCCGCAACCCGGCGGCAAATCGCTGCCAGGAACCGACTGGTCGAGCGAAAGCGTTGACCTCACGACGCAGCACAACTCGTTCAGCGACCGGGTGGACTACTGGCGGGAAATGATCCTGCGGTTGTTCGCCGACGTGGAAATCGGTGCGATCCCGAACCCGGCGTTCTTCGGCAAAGTCCGCTCGCAGAAGTGCGAATTCCTTCGCGTCAGCGATGTCGGTGCTGCGGCGCAAGCCGTCAATCGCCGGCATCTGCAACCCAGGTGCAAGGAGGAAGACAAATACTTTGCGGTGCTGATGCTTCACGGCACCGAACACCTGGAACAGGATGGCAACCGGGCGCTGATCAGGCCCGGCGATTTCTCCATCTACGACGCCACGCGGCCGCATTACCTGACGTTCGACAATGACTGGCGGCAAATCATCGTCAGTGTGCCGCGTACCTGCCTAAACGAACTGGTGGTGGATATGGAATATCGCACCGCGACGCGAATATCGACCGACAGCCCGGTGGGCAGGGTCATGCGCTCGTTCCTGGAAAGCATCAGCTCTCAGATCGGCCAGTTCACGCCTACGGAAATGGCCCGGCTGTCCGAGTCGATCACCCATCTCATCGCGCTGACCCTCGGCCATCTGCAGCCCATGGACCCCGAGCACTCGCGCTCGCAGGCGCTGACCCTCACGCGGGTCAAGGTCTACATCAACGACAACCTCGGCAACCCCGCCTTCAGCGCGCAGCAGGTCTCCCTGGCAACGGGGCTCTCCATTCGCTACATCAACAAACTGTTTGAGCAAGAAGGTGTGTCCCTCATGCGGTATGTGTTGCGTCGACGGCTGGAGCGCTGCGGCAGGGACCTTCTCAATCCGGCCAATGCGGCGACCCGAATATCCGATATCGCCTTTCGCTGGGGCTTCAACGACCTTTCCCACTTCAGCCGGGTATTCCGGGAGTTCTATGGTTTGGCTCCCAGGGAGTGGCGAGAGTCACAGTTGAGGCGGTGA
- the nthA gene encoding nitrile hydratase subunit alpha has protein sequence MSNVPSKAMASAGARAVALKDALVERELVPEGYIEKFTEIMENDFDPANGARVVARAWVDPAYRELLLHDGTAACDQFGYTGVQGEYIVALENTPTLQNVIVCTLCSCTAWPVLGLPPDWYKSFEYRARVVRESRTVLREMGLDLPQEVEIRVWDTTAETRYMVLPFRPEGTEGWTEQELASLVTKDVLIGIARPEVPVNGSRTSQG, from the coding sequence ATGAGTAACGTCCCAAGCAAGGCGATGGCGTCGGCAGGCGCCCGCGCCGTCGCCCTGAAAGACGCTCTCGTAGAGCGGGAGCTGGTACCCGAAGGCTATATCGAGAAGTTCACCGAGATCATGGAGAACGACTTCGACCCGGCCAACGGCGCGCGAGTCGTGGCGAGGGCCTGGGTAGATCCCGCCTATCGCGAACTGCTGCTGCACGACGGTACCGCAGCCTGCGACCAGTTCGGCTACACCGGCGTGCAGGGCGAGTACATCGTCGCGCTGGAAAACACGCCGACGCTGCAGAACGTCATTGTCTGCACCCTGTGTTCCTGCACCGCCTGGCCGGTCCTCGGCCTTCCGCCGGATTGGTACAAGAGCTTCGAGTACCGCGCGCGGGTTGTGCGGGAGTCGCGCACGGTCCTCCGTGAAATGGGCCTCGACCTGCCGCAGGAGGTCGAGATCCGGGTCTGGGATACCACCGCCGAAACGCGCTACATGGTCCTGCCATTCCGGCCGGAGGGCACAGAAGGATGGACGGAGCAAGAACTGGCCTCGCTCGTCACCAAGGACGTGCTGATCGGCATCGCCCGACCTGAAGTTCCAGTAAACGGCAGTCGCACGAGCCAAGGGTGA
- a CDS encoding efflux RND transporter periplasmic adaptor subunit, producing the protein MKNEISRPETPVTEGQRSIRPNIKFWGISAAVAVALTTGGAMVFNSQAPVAAIEPMIPSVGVATPLQQNIAPRLGFLGQFSAVKKVELRAQVGGTLTGIHFKDGDIVHKGDLLFVIDPVPYEIKLAQATAQLASANARLDLAVRELDRAEKLRQKDAGSVQNVDQRAAEKRAAQASVDEAKALVRDARFDLDRCRITAPFTGRIGTHLVSVGNLIAGSRAAASPTTLLTTLVSLDPMYLDFDMSEADYLAFMRGRADQKSPIGGKVDISLADEDTYERQGTLDFVDNSLNRSSGTIHARAIVPNPDLLLTPGGFARVRMDYSSAAPALLVPDSSVLPDQFSHIVLTVGQDNKVAPKQVEVGDVRGGLRVIRAGLEPSDRVIIDSIPIAAPGSTVEPRAESIHFATDQG; encoded by the coding sequence ATGAAAAACGAAATATCCCGGCCTGAAACCCCCGTGACAGAAGGCCAGCGTTCGATCCGGCCCAACATTAAGTTCTGGGGCATCTCGGCAGCAGTTGCAGTGGCTCTGACCACTGGCGGCGCAATGGTCTTCAATTCGCAAGCCCCTGTCGCCGCAATCGAGCCCATGATTCCGTCAGTCGGCGTCGCCACACCGCTGCAACAGAACATCGCACCGCGGTTGGGCTTCCTGGGCCAGTTTTCGGCAGTGAAGAAGGTGGAGCTGCGCGCCCAGGTAGGTGGCACGCTCACCGGGATCCACTTCAAAGACGGCGACATCGTGCACAAGGGCGATCTGCTTTTCGTGATCGACCCGGTTCCTTACGAAATCAAGCTGGCCCAGGCCACTGCCCAACTGGCAAGCGCCAATGCACGGCTCGACCTTGCGGTACGCGAGCTGGATCGTGCTGAAAAGTTGAGGCAAAAGGATGCGGGCAGTGTTCAGAACGTCGACCAGCGCGCAGCCGAAAAACGAGCTGCACAAGCTTCGGTGGATGAAGCCAAAGCGCTGGTTCGAGATGCTCGATTCGACCTCGATCGTTGCCGCATCACCGCACCGTTCACCGGCCGCATCGGCACTCACTTGGTGTCGGTTGGCAACCTGATCGCAGGTAGCCGGGCCGCTGCTAGCCCCACCACGCTGCTGACCACTCTGGTGTCTCTCGACCCGATGTACCTGGACTTCGACATGAGCGAAGCCGACTACTTGGCCTTCATGCGTGGTCGCGCTGATCAGAAGAGCCCCATCGGCGGCAAAGTCGATATCTCTCTGGCTGACGAGGACACCTACGAGCGTCAAGGCACCCTCGACTTCGTCGACAACTCCCTGAACCGCTCCAGCGGGACCATTCATGCACGCGCCATCGTGCCCAATCCGGATCTGCTCCTGACTCCCGGTGGTTTTGCACGGGTTCGCATGGATTATTCGAGCGCTGCCCCTGCGTTACTCGTCCCCGATTCTTCCGTGCTGCCGGATCAGTTCAGCCACATCGTCCTGACCGTTGGGCAAGACAACAAGGTCGCGCCCAAGCAGGTGGAAGTGGGTGATGTCCGTGGTGGCCTGCGCGTAATCCGCGCGGGGCTCGAACCTTCGGACCGAGTAATCATCGACAGCATCCCGATCGCCGCGCCCGGTTCCACCGTAGAGCCGCGCGCCGAATCAATCCATTTCGCAACCGATCAAGGCTAG
- a CDS encoding LysR family transcriptional regulator: protein MAVFVAAADEGSLSAAGRRLQMPLPSVSRKLADLEAHLGVRLMTRSTRQLTLTDAGRDYLVASREILDRVAEAERTAIGVTMSPRGELVIAAPLMFGRHHVLPIVMELLSQSDDVNVRLVLSDSNANLLEENIDVAVRIGSLPDSGLTARQVGEITTVVCASPAYLKKYGTPKAPSDLRNHECVTFSGLSPSHAWSFSSSKGTTRVPIRSRLSVNTADAAVAAATSGLGLTRVLCYQAASQFAQNSLVRLLRG from the coding sequence ATGGCTGTTTTCGTCGCTGCCGCGGATGAAGGAAGCCTTTCAGCCGCCGGACGCCGACTGCAGATGCCACTTCCATCGGTCAGCCGAAAACTGGCTGATCTGGAGGCTCACCTGGGTGTGCGATTGATGACCCGCTCCACACGGCAGCTGACGTTAACTGATGCGGGTCGTGACTACCTGGTCGCGTCTCGGGAGATCCTGGATCGTGTGGCCGAAGCCGAACGCACGGCGATCGGCGTCACCATGAGCCCGCGGGGCGAGTTGGTCATCGCCGCACCATTGATGTTTGGGCGCCATCATGTGCTGCCGATTGTCATGGAGCTTTTGAGTCAGTCCGATGATGTCAACGTTCGCCTGGTGCTCAGCGATTCCAACGCGAACCTGCTTGAAGAGAACATCGATGTGGCCGTGCGCATCGGGTCCCTTCCCGATAGCGGCTTGACGGCTAGACAGGTGGGCGAGATCACCACGGTGGTTTGCGCCAGTCCTGCATACCTTAAGAAGTATGGGACACCGAAGGCCCCCTCCGATCTGCGTAACCACGAGTGCGTGACCTTCTCGGGCCTCTCGCCATCGCATGCGTGGTCGTTTTCCAGCTCTAAGGGCACGACGCGGGTGCCGATCCGCTCTCGCTTGTCCGTGAACACCGCCGATGCGGCCGTGGCCGCCGCTACGAGTGGCCTGGGTCTCACCCGAGTGCTGTGCTACCAGGCTGCTTCTCAGTTTGCGCAGAACTCACTGGTCCGCCTCTTGAGGGGGTAA
- a CDS encoding transporter, which produces MKTIRQTLPELKKSLLASLTLIAVSFSTFAAEVAPGDYEMYPTGATIGVVYYQHATTDSLYVDGHKASSDFKLTSDIGILRLLHVVELTDRLTVDPQFLLPFGRVSSSGDASALDDANGVGDLILAPAFKYRLNDARDVIGFTPYLFVPTGTYDKDDALNLGENRWKLDLQAAYVKHFGEKWALDVVGDAIWYGDNNDLGAASLRREQDVSYSAQVMGRYMPTATTTFAIGFGHNWGGENKIDGVRQDDEMKTTNFRLTATTFVTPTDQFQVQLGKDLSVESGAHEDFRVNLRYAHVF; this is translated from the coding sequence ATGAAAACAATAAGACAGACGCTTCCCGAACTTAAGAAATCCCTACTGGCAAGCCTGACGCTGATCGCCGTTTCCTTCTCCACCTTCGCCGCGGAGGTGGCGCCGGGTGACTACGAGATGTATCCCACTGGCGCCACCATTGGCGTCGTCTACTACCAACATGCCACCACCGACTCCTTGTACGTCGATGGGCACAAGGCCAGTTCCGACTTCAAGCTGACCTCCGATATCGGCATTTTGCGTCTGCTGCATGTCGTCGAACTGACCGACAGGCTCACCGTCGACCCGCAGTTCCTGCTGCCATTCGGTCGCGTTTCGAGCAGCGGCGACGCCTCGGCCCTCGACGACGCCAATGGCGTTGGCGATCTCATCCTCGCGCCGGCGTTCAAGTACCGCCTCAACGACGCCCGGGACGTTATCGGCTTCACACCCTACCTCTTTGTGCCCACTGGCACTTACGACAAGGATGACGCGTTAAACCTTGGCGAGAACCGCTGGAAGCTCGACCTGCAGGCTGCCTACGTTAAGCACTTCGGTGAGAAATGGGCGCTCGACGTCGTCGGCGATGCTATCTGGTACGGCGACAACAACGATCTTGGCGCCGCCTCCTTGCGTCGTGAGCAGGACGTCTCCTACAGCGCGCAGGTGATGGGGCGCTACATGCCCACTGCCACCACCACCTTTGCCATCGGTTTCGGGCACAACTGGGGAGGCGAAAACAAAATCGATGGCGTCCGACAGGACGACGAGATGAAAACGACCAACTTCCGCCTCACCGCTACCACCTTCGTTACGCCCACGGACCAGTTCCAGGTGCAACTGGGCAAAGACCTCTCAGTCGAGTCCGGAGCACATGAAGACTTCCGAGTAAATCTTCGCTACGCACACGTGTTCTGA
- a CDS encoding phenylacetaldoxime dehydratase family protein: MESAIDKHLMCPRTRNRRIDDGYTPPFPAWVGRADASVTQFVMGYFGIQSKGEGQLGAACAALRQIVASFALGNGPQHHDLAHYVDAAGYDNMIGIAYWDDPAAFARWEASADVVEWWNADARGSDGLGYFREILTPGVERFETLYAMPEGLEGVGVVMGTRSDEIQEHGYWGGMRDRIPLSQTDAMAPTGALAADEKSSRVVIKGHENLVVIRSGQDWSETVGKERELYLGEMEPVLREGMDFLRDEGLPVGCYSNRYMQHIDAIGQPQEKSFSVSHWRSLSHLERWSESHPTHVEIFGTFMRMVQTLQAELKWKGYHEVSVLRAEDQRYEYINCHAGTGLMHGA; this comes from the coding sequence ATGGAATCAGCAATCGACAAGCATCTGATGTGCCCGCGTACCCGCAACCGTCGCATCGACGACGGCTACACCCCGCCCTTCCCGGCCTGGGTCGGACGCGCCGACGCTTCGGTCACCCAGTTCGTGATGGGCTACTTCGGCATCCAGTCCAAGGGCGAGGGCCAACTGGGCGCGGCGTGCGCGGCACTGCGACAGATCGTGGCCAGCTTTGCCCTGGGGAACGGCCCCCAGCACCACGACCTTGCCCACTACGTGGATGCAGCCGGCTACGACAACATGATCGGCATCGCCTACTGGGACGACCCCGCAGCCTTCGCTCGCTGGGAAGCCAGCGCAGACGTAGTCGAATGGTGGAACGCCGACGCACGCGGCAGCGATGGCCTGGGCTACTTCCGCGAGATCCTGACGCCGGGCGTCGAGCGCTTCGAGACGCTCTATGCCATGCCAGAGGGCCTGGAGGGTGTGGGCGTCGTGATGGGGACCCGCAGCGACGAGATCCAGGAACATGGCTACTGGGGCGGCATGCGCGACCGGATTCCGCTGTCCCAGACCGATGCCATGGCGCCGACAGGAGCGCTGGCAGCCGATGAGAAATCGTCTCGCGTGGTGATCAAGGGCCATGAAAACCTAGTGGTCATCCGCTCGGGACAGGACTGGAGCGAAACGGTCGGCAAGGAGCGCGAGCTGTACCTTGGCGAAATGGAGCCGGTGCTGCGCGAAGGCATGGACTTCCTGCGTGATGAAGGCCTGCCCGTCGGTTGCTACAGCAATCGCTACATGCAGCACATCGACGCCATCGGGCAACCGCAGGAGAAGAGTTTCTCGGTCAGCCACTGGCGCTCCCTCTCGCACCTCGAGCGCTGGTCCGAATCCCACCCCACCCATGTCGAGATCTTCGGGACCTTCATGCGCATGGTGCAAACGCTCCAGGCCGAACTGAAGTGGAAGGGTTACCACGAAGTGAGCGTGCTGCGCGCCGAAGACCAGCGCTACGAATACATCAACTGTCACGCCGGCACCGGGCTGATGCACGGAGCCTGA